The Populus alba chromosome 4, ASM523922v2, whole genome shotgun sequence genome contains a region encoding:
- the LOC118059124 gene encoding protein S40-5, with protein MAKGRRLTASRSERLLGSSYSYGSGHGPMVNDVSELGEEDVWSMVDDTADRNDRGVHNSNWSPRSDLESSFDNMSISSGRRRISRDDRHMGGLSLAFEDSSSGKNKIASSRIVHQFRGNDLVASQSPRNMATSAPMNVPDWSKIYRVNSVESCNDSDDGLDDHESEMVPPHEYLAREYAQSQKMGGASVVEGVGRTLKGRDMSRVRDAVWSQTGFYG; from the coding sequence ATGGCCAAAGGTAGGAGACTAACAGCAAGCCGCAGTGAAAGATTGCTAGGAAGTAGTTATAGCTACGGTAGCGGCCATGGACCGATGGTGAATGACGTGTCCGAACTAGGCGAGGAAGATGTGTGGTCGATGGTGGATGACACGGCTGATCGGAATGACCGTGGTGTTCATAATTCCAACTGGAGTCCACGCTCTGATCTTGAAAGTAGTTTTGACAACATGTCTATTAGCAGCGGCCGCCGTAGGATCTCGAGAGATGACCGCCACATGGGTGGGTTATCATTGGCCTTCGAAGATTCTTCTTCTGGCAAAAACAAAATAGCTTCCTCGAGAATTGTGCACCAGTTTCGTGGAAATGACCTCGTGGCATCGCAATCTCCCCGCAACATGGCCACGTCAGCTCCCATGAACGTGCCCGATTGGAGCAAGATTTATCGAGTCAACTCGGTCGAATCATGCAATGACTCGGATGATGGGCTGGATGACCACGAGTCCGAGATGGTTCCCCCGCACGAGTACTTGGCACGTGAGTATGCACAGAGTCAAAAGATGGGTGGCGCCTCCGTGGTTGAGGGTGTGGGCCGGACGCTTAAGGGCCGAGACATGAGTCGCGTGCGCGACGCTGTGTGGAGCCAAACTGGGTTTTATGGCTGA
- the LOC118059133 gene encoding uncharacterized protein: protein MNSTRGTHSTATPRRRRRNTTGSVRRKLKIPPTPFLHWKFLQDDNKSRHPAASGSVASGVKAAGQGGVGVSGSRSAVSARKLAAGLWNLCLAGGGGGDKALNLKYRKTDELGLEIESPLLYSKHIMEGAMKWEPRCSRKFSDICSFYSHTKLLENQVAMVSASAMQEELVQARLRIHELEAECQSYKKKVKNLQKKLGEERTSWQSSERQKIHAVIDDCENKISRERKKRQKLELLNYKLVNELSNVKSSAKQFREDYEEEQKAREIMEEVCNELAYKVAEDKAEVETFKTESIRIQEEMEEERKMLQMAEVWREERVQMKLIDAKLALEDKDCQMNRLITDLETFLRSRSGTLDVNELRKAELIRQAAKLVNVKDIKEFSYAPPKLSDIYSIYEELKQIEDSEREIEECKKSSPASNASELHLASSDLNAYNYHSLQQGSTIINDDDRHLEEDARGYDAVSHAEGQGSSYSHEGNQLSVSRLSQSKNAWQIARECDENEAQNSPNTQSGGVNSVSGESMHKESSISKLSRSAQYNNKCYEITADDSDGVALNGKFSNKETSPRRKSWEGLRHQDSMEQWSSPDSHVTQGIKKRFKWSRGIQKNSLKAKLLEARMESQKAQLRSVLKQKT from the exons ATGAACTCCACACGTGGGACCCACAGCACTGCCACTCCCCGCCGCCGCAGGAGGAACACCACCGGCTCCGTTCGACGGAAGCTCAAAATCCCGCCAACCCCTTTTTTGCATTGGAAGTTTCTTCAAGATGATAACAAGAGCAGACACCCCGCCGCCTCCGGCAGTGTTGCCAGCGGAGTGAAGGCGGCCGGACAGGGAGGTGTTGGTGTTAGTGGTAGTAGGTCTGCAGTGTCGGCTAGGAAGCTGGCGGCTGGGCTGTGGAACCTATGCTTGGcgggtggtggtggaggtgataAAGCTTTGAACTTGAAATATAGGAAAACTGATGAATTGGGGTTAGAG aTTGAATCCCCATTACTGTATTCTAAGCATATCATGGAGGGTGCAATGAAGTGGGAACCGAGATGCTCAAGAAAATTCAGTGACATCTGCAGCTTTTATAGCCACACAAAACTTCTTGAAAATCAAGTTGCTATGGTGTCTGCTTCTGCCATGCAAGAAGAACTAGTGCAAGCTCGATTGCGCATTCATGAGCTTGAAGCTGAGTGCCAGTCTTATAAGAAGAAAGTCAAAAACTTACAGAAGAAGCTGGGAGAAGAAAGAACCTCATGGCAGAGCAGCGAACGTCAGAAAATTCATGCAGTTATAGATgattgtgaaaataaaataagcagggaaagaaaaaaacgtCAAAAGCTGGAACTTCTCAATTATAAATTGGTCAATGAGTTATCAAATGTCAAATCCTCTGCAAAGCAGTTCAGGGAAGATTATGAAGAGGAACAAAAGGCCAGAGAAATAATGGAGGAAGTTTGCAATGAACTTGCCTATAAAGTTGCGGAAGATAAAGCTGAAGTTGAAACATTCAAGACTGAGTCCATCAGGATTCAGGAAGAAAtggaagaagagaggaagatGTTGCAGATGGCTGAGGTATGGCGTGAAGAACGTGTCCAAATGAAGTTGATTGATGCAAAACTGGCCCTTGAAGACAAGGATTGCCAAATGAATAGATTAATAACAGACCTTGAAACTTTTCTAAGGTCAAGAAGTGGCACCTTGGATGTGAATGAGTTAAGGAAAGCCGAGTTGATCAGACAAGCAGCAAAATTGGTAAATGTTAAAGACATCAAGGAATTTTCTTATGCCCCACCAAAATTAAGTGATATATACTCTATTTATGAAGAACTCAAGCAAATTGAAGACAGTGAAAGGGAgattgaagaatgcaagaagaGCAGCCCTGCAAGCAATGCTTCCGAACTCCATCTTGCCAGTTCTGATTTGAATGCCTATAACTACCATTCTTTGCAGCAAGGGTCGACtattattaatgatgatgaCCGTCATTTAGAAGAAGATGCAAGAGGCTATGATGCAGTGAGTCATGCTGAGGGTCAAGGTTCGAGTTATTCCCATGAAGGGAATCAACTCTCTGTTAGCAGGCTTAGCCAAAGCAAAAATGCTTGGCAGATTGCAAGAGAATGTGATGAGAATGAAGCTCAGAATTCTCCAAACACACAAAGTGGTGGTGTTAACTCGGTATCAGGAGAATCGATGCACAAGGAATCTTCCATATCCAAGCTTTCAAGATCTGCCCAATACAACAACAAATGCTATGAGATAACAGCAGATGACAGTGATGGAGTGGCCTTGAATGGAAAATTTTCTAACAAGGAGACTTCTCCCAGAAGAAAGTCGTGGGAAGGTCTTCGGCACCAAGATTCCATGGAGCAGTGGAGCTCGCCAGATTCACACGTTACTCAAGGAATAAAAAAGCGATTTAAATGGTCCCGAGGCATCCAAAAGAATAGTTTGAAGGCCAAGCTTTTGGAAGCCAGGATGGAAAGCCAGAAAGCTCAGTTGCGCAGTGTTCTTAAACAAAAGACTTAG